A single genomic interval of Aedes aegypti strain LVP_AGWG chromosome 1, AaegL5.0 Primary Assembly, whole genome shotgun sequence harbors:
- the LOC110674852 gene encoding uncharacterized protein LOC110674852 isoform X2, which translates to MAAQQASTSSDCYECGSNPGNHGINYEKDLAFVTFVAASLEESKFKLAVEMTAAEKFDDVVVFKEESKEVLLFQAKHSNNEEHVMFDNLFPNDPRKSKDFAFPRYIQSYLRIRENKVFEGYKPTIIIFTNKTLTRTENQLMNIQVQNVNSIIKWCDSNKNLYFESLNDIAVVEKMNSELFKIKADIEKLVETGKISDLLMQYKTPLQNILQIADGIISFKEPEVDSKDMRTHRWMLAKLAKLKPIRLDDKTVKSLNSFFTGKSRNNLLPVYVEEEQMREFFQSLIFCAEQPTDLRSVAEKMISSWMPRWVDSDLARESKYFLACFDEVFNKWHAQILKQKDYLTFQKQGLDCIQNMKSELEKKFERKHSSIAANLSIYVSRTIIKTINKKDDNEIEPQTNRFTLNHESFVGRSKVQTIQMSDQDFIEQIYQQNAVSAGTKCQILIGEPGMGKTTLIYNLFWQSRNLKNVAVYLIRLKNLNFCEEKKSDPLHIFEHELPQESGNILRNYLESSEIQIVFLLDGFDEMNPNHQQSVLTIFEQILEKKNTQCIITGRKHVCKLLEDRFKAHALKLKPFDYNEQVKFLKLFWRGESSEALSMKFAEQLLKKFHNEIKGNDYDFAGLPLMIRMLAEVYADDFQKFLKTETADATCIFESEKLNVLNLFEKFVKISFNLTVKSTYRTAVYAYDEIEDEIDKLKEPSFDFFMEQLQLLAIQYLEIEELQDVIKKPQPFNKNNNRLLERFRKGEEKSMLISASSADKIDFIHLSYAEYFVAKFIFDHIDECKFSLMKIIQDRDVVRKFFFLMLEHMRNENSEQMQIVQSLYSQNSVVVVWACLGGNEKIAMRLLRKSKIKSNDPYHKILMLAAADGGSIGLVKALLNEFQLSVNIKYGYDFIEDNKLLIDKFGVDSEYIFFGTPLHIAAHNGYIEMVKFLIDHNANIDTEDDEGTTPLHRASRNGHLEMAKLLIDNRATVDTTDIEGLTPLHSASRFGLLEVVKLLIDKEANVNFRDVYRGITPLHMAAKNGHLEVVKLLIDKGANVNIREGHKEITPLHMAAENGHLEVVKLLIDNGVNVNTRKGHEEITPLHMAAENGHLEVVKLLIDKGANVNIREGHKEITPLHMAAENGHLEVVKLLIDKGANVNIREGHKEITPLHMAAENGHLGVVKLLIDNGANVDAKEDYRGRTPLHYASYKGHLEVVKSLIDNGANVDTTQNEGWTPLNMAAQNGHPEMVKLLIDNRANVDTRQNEGWTPLHDASRNGLLEFVKLPIDNRAYVDTTRDKGWTPLHYASRYGLLEFVKLLIDNGAIVDTTQNAGWTPLHMAVKNGHLEVVKLLIDNGAYVDTAQNEGWTPLHYASRNGHLEVVKLLIDNRANVDTTQNEGCTPLYMAAENGHLEVVKSLIDNGANVGTTDNEGWTPLHFASRNGHLEVVKLLIDNRANVDTTQNEECTPLHMAAENGHLEVVKSLIDNGANVDTTDNEGWTPLHYASRNGHLEVVKLLIDNGAYVDTTQNEGCTPLHMAAENGHLEVVKSLIDNGANVDTTDNEGWTPLHYASRNGHLEVVKLLIDNGAYVDTTQNEGWTPLNMAAQNGHPEMVKLLIDNRANVDTTQNEGWTPLHFASRNGHLEVVKFLIDNGANVHTAENEGWTPLHYASRNGHLEVVKFLIDNGANVDTTQNKGWTPLHMAAQNGYLEMMKLLIDNGANVDTTDNEGWTPLHMAAENGDLEVVKLLIDNGANVDTTENEGWTPLHMAAQNGYLEMMKLLIDNGANVDTTENEGWTPLHMAAENGYLEVVKFLIDNGANVHTAENEGWTPLHYASRNGHLEVVKFLIDNGANVDTTTNNGSTPLDIASQEGHLVVVKFFFFFFLALRPH; encoded by the exons ATGGCAGCTCAACAGGCATCAACATCTTCTGACTGCTACGAATGTGGAAGTAATCCCGGCAACCATGGCATCAATTACGAGAAGGATCTCGCATTCGTAACCTTTGTAGCGGCTTCCTTGGAAGAAAGTAAGTTCAAGCTGGCCGTAGAGATGAcagcagcagagaaattcgatgACGTGGTAGTTTTCAAAGAAGAATCCAAAGAGGTGTTGTTATTCCAGGCCAAACATTCCAATAATGAAGAGCACGTAATGTTCGACAACCTATTCCCTAATGATCCGAGAAAAAGCAAAGACTTTGCTTTTCCTCGGTATATTCAATCGTATCTGAGGATTAgagaaaacaaagtttttgaagGTTATAAACCAACAATCATTATATTCACTAATAAAACACTGACACGAACTGAAAACCAGTTGATGAATATCCAAGTACAAAACGTGAACAGCATCATTAAATGGTGCGATTCTaataaaaatctttattttgagTCACTTAACGATATAGCAGTTGTTGAAAAAATGAATTCAGAGCTGTTCAAAATCAAAGCAGACATAGAAAAACTTGTagaaactggaaaaatatcagATTTGCTGATGCAATACAAGACACCATTGcaaaatattcttcaaattgCTGATGGAATAATAAGTTTCAAAGAGCCTGAAGTGGATAGCAAAGATATGAGAACTCATCGATGGATGCTTGCCAAGTTAGCCAAGTTGAAGCCGATTAGATTAGATGACAAAACTGTTAAAAGCTTGAATAGTTTTTTTACCGGAAAATCGAGGAACAATCTTCTTCCTGTGTATGTCGAAGAAGAACAAATGCGggaattttttcaaagtttaattttctgTGCAGAACAACCAACTGACCTAAGAAGTGTTGCCGAGAAAATGATAAGCTCCTGGATGCCACGGTGGGTTGACAGCGATCTTGCACgggaatcaaaatattttttagcctGTTTCGACGAAGTATTCAACAAATGGCACGCACAgatattgaaacaaaaagacTATCTTACATTTCAAAAACAGGGTTTGGATTGCATTCAAAATATGAAGTCAGAATtagagaaaaaatttgaaaggaaACATTCTTCGATTGCAGCCAATTTGTCAATATATGTCTCGCGCACCATaatcaaaacaataaataaaaaagacgACAACGAAATAGAACCACAAACTAATCGCTTTACATTGAATCACGAATCATTTGTAGGGAGAAGCAAAGTACAAACTATCCAAATGAGTGATCAGGATTTTATAGAACAGATCTATCAGCAGAATGCGGTATCAGCAGGAACAAAATGTCAAATACTTATTGGAGAACCCGGTATGGGAAAAACCACATTAATTTATAACTTGTTTTGGCAATCACGAAACCTAAAAAATGTAGCCGTTTATCTAATCCGtttaaaaaatcttaatttttgcgaagaaaaaaaaagtgatccCCTGCACATCTTCGAACATGAATTGCCCCAAGAGAGTGGGAATATTTTGCGAAATTATTTGGAAAGTTCGGAAATTCAAATTGTATTCCTTTTAGATGGGTTTGATGAAATGAATCCAAATCACCAACAATCAGTACTGACAATATTTgaacaaattctggagaaaaagAACACTCAATGCATAATTACAGGAAGGAAACATGTTTGCAAACTGCTGGAGGACAGATTTAAAGCGCATGCGTTGAAGCTGAAACCGTTCGACTACAACGAAcaagtaaaatttttaaaattattttggagGGGCGAAAGCAGTGAAGCTCTTTCCATGAAATTTGCCGAGCAGCTGCTCAAAAAGTTCCATAACGAAATCAAAGGGAACGATTACGACTTCGCAGGGCTTCCCCTGATGATACGAATGTTGGCCGAGGTTTATGCGGATGattttcagaagtttctcaaAACTGAAACAGCTGATGCAACTTGTATATTTGAGTCGGAAAAACTTAATGTACtcaatttgtttgaaaagtttgtgAAAATATCCTTCAACTTAACAGTGAAGAGTACGTATAGAACAGCTGTATACGCATATGATGAAATTGAGGATGAAATTGATAAGCTAAAAGAACCTAGTTTTGACTTCTTTATGGAACAACTTCAATTGTTAGCCATCCAATATTTGGAAATCGAAGAGTTGCAAGATGTTATAAAGAAACCTCAACCGTTTAATAAAAACAACAATCGACTTCTGGAACGTTTTCGGAAAGGAGAAGAAAAATCTATGCTAATCAGTGCCTCATCTGCAGATAAAATAGATTTCATTCATTTGTCGTATGCTGAATactttgttgcaaaatttatatttgatCACATAGATGAATGCAAATTTTCACTGATGAAAATAATACAAGATCGAGATGTTGTACGAAAATTTTTCTTCCTTATGTTGGAGCACATGCgtaatgaaaattctgaacaaatgcAAATAGTGCAAAGTCTGTATAGTCAGAACTCAGTGGTTGTCGTCTGGGCTTGTCTTGGTGGTAACGAGAAAATAGCAATGCGTTTGCTACGAAAGTCGAAAATCAAATCTAATGACCCATACCACAAAATTCTTATGCTTGCCGCAGCTGATGGAGGTTCAATCGGTTTAGTTAAGGCATTACTTAATGAGTTTCAATTATCTGTGAACATTAAATACGGTTATGATTTTATTGAGGACAATAAATTGCTGATAGATAAGTTTGGAGTAGATTctgaatacattttttttggaaCTCCTCTCCATATAGCCGCTCACAATGGTTATATTGAAATGGTGAAATTTCTAATTGATCACAACGCAAATATTGACACTGAGGATGATGAAGGAACGACACCTCTCCATCGTGCATCCCGAAATGGTCATCTTGAGATGgcgaaattactgattgataatagaGCAACTGTTGACACTACGGACATTGAAGGATTGACACCTCTCCATTCTGCATCCCGATTTGGTCTTCTTGAGGtggtgaaattactgattgataaagAAGCAAATGTTAACTTTAGGGATGTCTATAGAGGAATCACACCTCTCCATATGGCTGCTAAAAATGGACATCTTGAGGTGgtgaaattattgattgataAAGGAGCAAATGTTAACATTAGGGAAGGCCATAAAGAAATTACACCTCTCCATATGGCTGCTGAAAATGGACATCTTGAGGtggtgaaattactgattgataatggaGTAAATGTTAACACTAGGAAAGGCCATGAAGAAATTACACCTCTCCATATGGCTGCTGAAAATGGAcatcttgaggttgtgaaattactgattgataaagGAGCAAATGTTAACATTAGGGAAGGCCATAAAGAAATTACACCTCTCCATATGGCTGCTGAAAATGGAcatcttgaggttgtgaaattactgattgataaagGAGCAAATGTTAACATTAGGGAAGGCCATAAAGAAATTACACCTCTCCATATGGCTGCTGAAAATGGACATCTTGGGGTGGTGAAATTACTGATAgataatggagcaaatgttgacGCTAAGGAAGACTATAGAGGAAGGACACCTCTCCATTATGCATCCTACAAAGGTCATCTTGAGGTGGTGAAATCACTAattgataatggagcaaatgttgacactacgcaAAATGAAGGATGGACACCTCTCAATATGGCAGCCCAAAATGGTCATCCTGAGAtggtgaaattactgattgataatagagcaaatgttgacactaggCAAAACGAAGGATGGACACCTCTACATGATGCATCCCGAAATGGTCTACTTGAGTTTGTGAAATTACCGATTGATAATAGAGCTTACGTTGACACTACGCGAGATAAAGGATGGACACCTCTCCATTATGCATCCCGATATGGTCTTCTTGAGtttgtgaaattactgattgataatggagcaaTTGTTGACACTACGCAAAATGCAGGATGGACACCTCTCCATATGGCTGTGaaaaatggtcatcttgaggttgtaaaattactgattgataatggagcatatgTTGATACTGCGCAAAATGAAGGATGGACACCTCTCCATTATGCATCCCgaaatggtcatcttgaggtggtgaaattactgattgataatagagcaaatgttgacactacgcaAAACGAAGGATGTACACCTCTCTATATGGCTGCTgaaaatggtcatcttgaggtgGTGAAATCACTAattgataatggagcaaatgttggCACTACGGACAATGAAGGATGGACACCTCTCCATTTTGCATCCCgaaatggtcatcttgaggtggtgaaattactgattgataatagagcaaatgttgacactacgcaAAACGAAGAATGTACACCTCTCCATATGGCTGCTgaaaatggtcatcttgaggtgGTGAAATCACTAattgataatggagcaaatgttgacactacggaCAATGAAGGATGGACACCTCTCCATTATGCATCCCgaaatggtcatcttgaggtggtgaaattactgattgataatggagcatatgTTGACACTACGCAAAACGAAGGATGTACACCTCTCCATATGGCTGCTgaaaatggtcatcttgaggtgGTGAAATCACTAattgataatggagcaaatgttgacactacggaCAATGAAGGATGGACACCTCTCCATTATGCATCCCgaaatggtcatcttgaggtggtgaaattactgattgataatggagcatatgTTGACACTACGCAAAATGAAGGATGGACACCTCTCAATATGGCAGCCCAAAATGGTCATCCTGAGAtggtgaaattactgattgataatagagcaaatgttgacactacgcaAAACGAAGGATGGACACCTCTCCATTTTGCATCCCgaaatggtcatcttgag gttgtgaaatttctgattgataatggagcaaatgttcACACTGCGGAAAATGAAGGATGGACACCTCTCCATTATGCATCCCgaaatggtcatcttgaggttgtgaaatttctgattgacaatggagcaaatgttgacactacgcaAAATAAAGGATGGACACCTCTCCATATGGCTGCCCAAAATGGTTATCTTGAGATgatgaaattactgattgataatggagcaaatgttgacactacggaCAATGAAGGATGGACACCTCTTCATATGGCTGCTGAAAATGGTGATCTTGAGGtggtgaaattactgattgataatggagcaaatgttgacactacggaAAATGAAGGATGGACACCTCTCCATATGGCTGCCCAAAATGGTTATCTTGAGATgatgaaattactgattgataatggagcaaatgttgacactacggaAAATGAAGGATGGACACCTCTCCATATGGCTGCTGAAAATGGTTAtcttgaggttgtgaaatttctgattgataatggagcaaatgttcACACTGCGGAAAATGAAGGATGGACACCTCTCCATTATGCATCCCgaaatggtcatcttgaggttgtgaaatttctgattgataatggagcaaatgttgacaccaCGACTAATAACGGGTCGACACCTCTCGATATTGCATCCCAAGAAGGTCATCTTGTGGTTgtgaaattcttcttcttcttcttcttggcgttacgtcctcactag